One window from the genome of Rufibacter tibetensis encodes:
- a CDS encoding acyl-CoA thioesterase — MAKEHLHKFNIDIKVSEADIDALGHVNNVVYVRWVQEVSTAHWEHVAPPQMQEKYLWVVLRHEIDFHKPAFQEDTITGYTWVGEHQGAKFERFVSLYRAGTQELLAAAKTTWCLIDAQSMRPKRIEKEMLDLL; from the coding sequence ATGGCAAAAGAACATCTGCATAAATTCAACATAGACATCAAAGTGTCTGAGGCCGACATTGATGCATTGGGCCACGTGAACAACGTAGTGTATGTGCGGTGGGTGCAGGAGGTTTCTACGGCGCATTGGGAACACGTAGCCCCGCCTCAAATGCAGGAGAAGTATCTGTGGGTGGTACTTCGGCACGAAATAGATTTTCATAAACCCGCTTTTCAGGAAGACACCATTACAGGGTATACCTGGGTGGGCGAGCACCAAGGCGCCAAGTTTGAGCGCTTCGTAAGTTTGTACCGGGCCGGTACTCAGGAACTGTTAGCTGCGGCTAAAACCACCTGGTGCTTAATAGATGCCCAATCCATGCGCCCCAAACGCATTGAAAAAGAAATGCTGGATTTGCTATAG
- a CDS encoding SDR family NAD(P)-dependent oxidoreductase, which translates to MVHLLSKEENRIYATYNQHPVQAEASGTEYHFLDVLAEELDLSFLPEVLDGFVYCPGSINLVPFHRIKPSDFLADFQLQVNGAIKILQAILPKLKAAGTASIVFFSTVAVQTGFIFHSQVAVSKGAIEGLTRALSAEFAPSIRVNAIAPSLTDTPLAAKYLNTEEKIQANAQRHPLKKLGTPQDIAEMAAFLLSEKSAWMTGQILHVDGGVSSIRG; encoded by the coding sequence TTGGTACACCTTCTTTCAAAAGAAGAGAACCGGATATACGCCACCTATAACCAACATCCTGTACAGGCAGAAGCTTCAGGAACGGAATACCATTTTTTGGACGTACTGGCTGAGGAACTGGACCTCTCCTTTTTGCCTGAAGTTCTGGATGGGTTTGTGTATTGCCCCGGAAGTATCAACCTGGTACCTTTTCACCGGATTAAACCCTCAGATTTCCTGGCTGATTTTCAACTGCAGGTGAATGGAGCCATCAAGATATTGCAAGCCATTCTCCCCAAGTTGAAGGCTGCAGGAACAGCTTCCATTGTTTTCTTTTCCACGGTGGCGGTACAAACCGGATTCATCTTTCACTCTCAGGTGGCGGTTTCTAAAGGAGCCATTGAAGGACTAACCAGAGCTTTGTCGGCCGAATTCGCTCCTTCCATTCGGGTCAATGCCATTGCCCCATCCCTCACCGATACTCCCTTAGCGGCTAAATACCTGAACACCGAGGAGAAAATACAGGCCAATGCCCAAAGACATCCCTTGAAAAAATTAGGCACTCCGCAGGACATTGCAGAGATGGCAGCTTTCTTGTTATCAGAAAAATCTGCCTGGATGACTGGTCAAATCCTACACGTAGACGGCGGGGTGTCCAGCATCAGGGGTTAA
- a CDS encoding NCS2 family permease gives MTSFFELKKYGTTVQTEVIAGVSSFLATSYIIVVNPSILSQAGMPFAAVLTATVMVCFFSSLLMGVYARNPILVAPGMGLNAFFTFTAVLGLNVPWPVALGAVFWSGIVFLLLSAFNIRTYIIKAIPRPLRYAIAAGIGLFISLIGFSNAKFVVSNPATIIGVGELTPAVLTFIAGLLVTAVLVTKQVKGGILIGILFTTLAAYPIGRWWGVETGGAGALINWNGLFAAPDFSLLFQLDLVNSLQWAVVPIIFAFVFTDMFDSLSTLVGLAEAANLLDERGEPRNVKRSLMVDAIATTMAGLVGSSPGTAYIESAVGIEAGGRTGLTAVVGALLFLPFLFLAPLLSVIPAIATAPAVVLVGVFMVRPVTKINWQQLDEAIPAFLAMVLIPFSYSITQGIIWGFLSWTALKLISGKRQDVTLPLLIVDVFCILALVLE, from the coding sequence ATGACGTCCTTTTTTGAGCTGAAGAAATACGGAACAACGGTACAAACGGAGGTCATTGCGGGTGTGTCCTCTTTCCTGGCTACTTCCTACATCATTGTGGTGAACCCAAGTATCCTGAGCCAGGCCGGAATGCCTTTTGCGGCCGTTTTGACGGCTACGGTTATGGTTTGTTTCTTCAGCAGTCTTCTCATGGGCGTGTATGCCAGGAACCCGATTCTGGTAGCACCCGGTATGGGTTTAAACGCTTTCTTCACGTTCACTGCAGTGTTGGGCTTGAATGTGCCCTGGCCTGTAGCGTTGGGAGCCGTATTCTGGTCTGGAATTGTGTTTCTGCTGCTATCAGCTTTTAATATCAGGACCTACATCATCAAGGCTATTCCACGTCCATTGCGCTACGCAATTGCGGCAGGTATTGGGTTGTTTATCTCCCTCATTGGGTTTTCCAATGCTAAATTTGTGGTGTCTAACCCGGCTACCATCATTGGGGTTGGAGAGTTGACGCCTGCCGTGCTCACGTTTATTGCCGGGCTTTTGGTAACCGCCGTGCTGGTGACAAAACAGGTAAAAGGAGGTATTCTGATCGGGATTCTGTTCACCACGCTGGCGGCTTACCCCATTGGCAGATGGTGGGGAGTGGAAACAGGCGGGGCAGGTGCCCTCATTAACTGGAACGGCCTATTTGCGGCACCTGATTTCAGTCTGCTTTTCCAATTAGACCTGGTAAACTCCCTGCAATGGGCGGTGGTGCCCATAATTTTCGCCTTTGTCTTCACCGATATGTTTGACAGTCTCTCCACCCTGGTGGGGCTGGCCGAGGCTGCCAACCTGCTGGATGAACGCGGCGAACCCCGTAATGTAAAACGTTCTCTCATGGTAGATGCCATTGCCACTACCATGGCTGGCCTGGTGGGTTCCAGTCCCGGTACAGCGTACATTGAATCGGCAGTAGGGATTGAGGCTGGCGGACGGACGGGTCTCACTGCGGTAGTGGGTGCCCTGCTCTTTCTACCGTTCCTTTTCCTGGCTCCGCTCCTCTCGGTAATCCCGGCAATTGCCACTGCTCCGGCGGTAGTATTGGTTGGCGTGTTCATGGTGCGGCCGGTGACGAAGATAAACTGGCAGCAACTGGATGAGGCAATTCCAGCCTTTCTGGCCATGGTGCTCATTCCCTTTTCCTACTCCATCACCCAAGGCATTATCTGGGGGTTCCTTTCCTGGACAGCCTTGAAACTCATCTCGGGCAAACGGCAGGATGTTACCTTGCCTCTGCTCATTGTAGATGTATTCTGTATCCTTGCCCTCGTGCTGGAATAG
- the hemL gene encoding glutamate-1-semialdehyde 2,1-aminomutase, producing the protein MSLIHKTSQDLFHRAQQSIPGGVNSPVRAFRAVGGQPLFLKSAKGPYLFDEDGNQYLDLINSWGPMILGHAHEMVEKAVRDALPGSLSFGAPTRREVEMAELIISMVPSVEKVRMVNSGTEATMSAIRVARGFTGRDKIIKFEGCYHGHGDSFLIAAGSGAITLGVPDSPGVTKGVANDTLTAPYNDLAAVQTLIDANPAQIAAIILEPVVGNMGLVAPAEGFLQGLRDLCTKENIVLIFDEVMTGFRLAKGGAQELYGVTPDMTTLGKIIGGGMPVGAYGGKKEIMNAVAPAGPVYQAGTLSGNPIAMSAGMAALSYLNEHPEVYTQLQHITDKLVNGTMLNMKQLGLNYTINQVGSMYSLFFTEHPVTDFASAKTSDLELFGRYFHEMLQRGIYLAPSQFETLFVSAAITDELADSYLAANLEALQALKA; encoded by the coding sequence ATGTCATTAATCCATAAAACCAGTCAGGATCTATTTCACCGTGCCCAGCAGTCTATTCCGGGAGGTGTAAATTCTCCGGTACGTGCTTTCAGAGCGGTAGGCGGTCAGCCGCTTTTCCTGAAATCGGCCAAAGGCCCATACCTTTTTGACGAGGACGGAAACCAATATCTGGATTTGATCAATTCCTGGGGACCTATGATTTTGGGACACGCCCATGAGATGGTAGAAAAAGCCGTTCGGGATGCCTTACCGGGTTCTCTTTCCTTTGGTGCCCCTACCCGCCGCGAAGTGGAAATGGCCGAGCTCATCATCAGCATGGTGCCCAGTGTAGAGAAAGTGCGGATGGTGAACTCTGGTACAGAAGCAACCATGTCAGCCATTCGGGTGGCGCGAGGTTTTACCGGCAGAGACAAGATCATTAAGTTCGAGGGCTGTTACCACGGCCACGGGGACTCTTTCCTGATTGCAGCAGGCAGCGGAGCCATTACGTTAGGGGTTCCGGATAGCCCTGGGGTTACTAAAGGCGTTGCCAATGATACCCTTACCGCTCCCTATAATGATCTGGCGGCGGTGCAAACGTTAATTGACGCCAACCCGGCGCAGATTGCAGCTATCATCTTGGAGCCCGTAGTAGGCAACATGGGCTTGGTTGCTCCAGCCGAAGGTTTCCTGCAAGGGCTGCGTGACTTGTGCACCAAAGAAAACATTGTCTTGATTTTTGATGAGGTAATGACAGGCTTTAGATTAGCCAAAGGCGGAGCGCAAGAGTTATATGGTGTGACTCCTGACATGACCACCCTTGGTAAAATCATTGGCGGCGGTATGCCTGTTGGGGCGTACGGCGGAAAAAAAGAAATCATGAACGCTGTGGCTCCGGCCGGACCTGTGTACCAGGCGGGTACGCTTTCGGGCAACCCGATTGCCATGTCGGCAGGGATGGCGGCCTTGTCTTACCTGAACGAACACCCTGAGGTGTACACCCAGCTACAGCACATCACTGACAAACTGGTGAATGGCACCATGCTAAACATGAAGCAACTGGGGCTGAACTACACCATCAACCAGGTAGGCTCTATGTACAGTTTGTTTTTCACGGAGCACCCTGTCACTGATTTTGCTTCAGCCAAGACATCTGATCTGGAATTATTTGGAAGGTACTTCCATGAGATGCTTCAGCGAGGTATTTACCTGGCGCCCTCCCAGTTTGAAACCCTGTTTGTTTCTGCCGCCATCACTGATGAGCTCGCTGATTCATATTTAGCAGCGAACCTGGAAGCCCTACAGGCTTTGAAGGCCTAA
- a CDS encoding ABC transporter substrate-binding protein, whose amino-acid sequence MMKKQIVLALAGVALCWNVQAQTNADLNTRLQNGKVLVDQQKYALAMAELLPISSSATGKNYAPDAAYLYSVAAMRQKKYAEADKMLTQLISEHSNWGGLADAQYLHGQVLFEKKEYLRALNALASIDEKSLADEVAAMKRHYMMLLTDKATFQYLMRQFPEDATLVKAYADKLVSGWFTEQDRPQLEALVRQFKLDRGYLQRTAAIKKSAYNVAVLLPFNVSDKGIKVDKKNLFITDFYAGILSAKDSLAKQGMQVNVYPYDTSNDTAQVRQIMELPELGTMDLVVGPIYKGNSAFAAKIAQKRSLNMVNPFSDDADVTKGNPYLYLMETSVATQGQRAAAYAYQTFPKKTAVIVYDSEKNDTTFAGNFRRAYTVLGGKVQTFQKINSKANGNVGTALGAANLKDAGVVVVQSTAANVASSTVSFLEQRASKVPVLVPQSWLENNQIGFDQLDFLEMYFIAPKYIDLENPAVQSYKQAYTTRYKLPPSAFTYTGFELMNYYGRQLQESGYSAPPKLSGVQPAVFYQGIGYQTQDGRQAQDNQYVPILKIENGRLLVVNPVL is encoded by the coding sequence ATGATGAAGAAACAAATAGTACTTGCCTTAGCCGGTGTAGCCCTGTGTTGGAACGTACAGGCCCAAACCAATGCTGACCTTAACACCCGCCTGCAAAACGGAAAGGTGTTGGTAGACCAGCAGAAGTATGCCTTGGCCATGGCCGAACTATTACCCATTTCCAGTTCTGCCACCGGCAAAAACTATGCTCCTGATGCCGCTTACCTGTACAGTGTGGCAGCGATGCGGCAAAAGAAATATGCCGAAGCAGATAAGATGCTCACGCAACTTATCTCTGAGCATTCCAACTGGGGCGGGCTAGCCGATGCGCAATACCTGCACGGGCAAGTACTATTTGAAAAGAAAGAATACCTGCGGGCCCTGAACGCTCTGGCTTCTATTGATGAAAAATCATTAGCCGATGAAGTGGCGGCCATGAAGCGGCATTACATGATGCTGCTCACTGATAAAGCCACGTTCCAGTACCTGATGCGCCAGTTCCCGGAAGACGCCACTCTGGTGAAAGCCTACGCAGACAAATTGGTTTCCGGCTGGTTTACAGAGCAGGACCGTCCGCAATTGGAGGCGTTGGTCCGTCAGTTCAAGTTAGATCGTGGGTACCTGCAAAGGACGGCGGCTATTAAGAAAAGCGCTTACAACGTAGCGGTGCTTTTGCCTTTCAATGTTTCTGACAAAGGCATAAAAGTAGACAAAAAGAACCTGTTCATCACAGATTTCTACGCAGGGATACTTTCTGCCAAAGATTCTTTGGCAAAGCAAGGAATGCAGGTGAATGTGTACCCGTATGACACCAGCAATGACACCGCGCAGGTGAGGCAAATCATGGAACTCCCAGAGTTGGGTACTATGGATTTAGTTGTTGGTCCTATCTATAAAGGCAACAGTGCATTTGCAGCCAAGATAGCCCAGAAACGGAGCCTCAACATGGTGAACCCTTTCTCTGATGACGCTGACGTCACCAAAGGCAACCCGTACCTGTACCTCATGGAAACGTCGGTGGCTACGCAAGGCCAACGCGCCGCGGCCTACGCGTACCAAACCTTCCCTAAAAAAACGGCGGTGATTGTGTATGACAGCGAGAAAAACGACACCACTTTTGCTGGAAACTTCAGACGCGCCTACACCGTCTTGGGAGGAAAAGTACAGACTTTCCAGAAGATCAATTCCAAAGCCAACGGTAACGTGGGCACCGCTTTGGGAGCTGCCAACCTGAAAGATGCCGGGGTTGTGGTAGTGCAATCAACGGCGGCAAACGTGGCCAGTAGTACGGTGAGCTTTCTGGAGCAACGGGCTTCCAAAGTTCCGGTGCTGGTTCCACAAAGCTGGCTTGAAAACAACCAGATCGGGTTTGACCAGTTAGATTTCCTGGAGATGTATTTCATAGCACCCAAGTACATTGACCTGGAGAACCCGGCGGTACAGAGTTACAAACAAGCCTATACCACCCGTTATAAATTACCTCCTTCTGCATTCACGTATACCGGCTTTGAGCTGATGAACTACTATGGACGTCAATTGCAGGAATCAGGCTACTCTGCCCCGCCTAAATTAAGCGGCGTGCAGCCCGCCGTGTTTTACCAGGGCATTGGCTACCAAACCCAAGACGGAAGACAAGCTCAGGACAATCAATACGTCCCCATCCTAAAAATAGAGAATGGACGTTTGCTGGTAGTAAACCCGGTGCTTTAA
- the guaA gene encoding glutamine-hydrolyzing GMP synthase gives MPEKILILDFGSQYTQLIARRVRELNVYCEIHPFNKIPEITPDLKGVILSGSPSSVREENYPNPDINPFLGNLPVLGVCYGAQLMAQEGGGEVIASTIREYGRAKLNHVDQHNRLFKEITIDSQVWMSHGDTIKQVPENFEIIASTDSVEVAAYKVKDQETYGIQFHPEVTHSAEGKTLLRNFVVHISGCSQDWTPDIFIESTVAELREQIGNDKVILGLSGGVDSSVAAMLIHQAIGKNLYCIFVDNGLLRKNEFEDVLHSYKDMGLNVKGVDAKDQFYSSLAGLTDPEAKRKAIGRVFIEVFDQESHQVEDAKWLGQGTIYPDVIESVSVKGPSATIKSHHNVGGLPDFMKLKVVEPLKTLFKDEVRLVGKTLGIADTIIGRHPFPGPGLAIRILGDITPEKVAILQEVDHIFISSLKRTGLYDQVWQAGAMLLPIQSVGVMGDERTYERVVALRAVTSVDGMTADWCHLPYEFLADVSNEIINKVRGVNRVVYDISSKPPATIEWE, from the coding sequence ATGCCAGAAAAAATTCTCATCCTCGATTTCGGGTCCCAGTACACCCAACTGATTGCCCGTCGCGTCCGCGAGCTTAACGTTTACTGCGAAATCCACCCATTCAATAAAATTCCGGAAATCACCCCAGATCTGAAGGGTGTGATCCTTTCCGGAAGCCCGTCATCGGTGCGGGAAGAAAATTATCCTAATCCAGACATCAATCCGTTTTTGGGTAATTTGCCTGTACTTGGGGTTTGCTACGGTGCCCAGTTAATGGCGCAGGAAGGCGGCGGCGAGGTAATTGCCTCTACCATCAGGGAGTACGGCCGTGCCAAGCTGAACCATGTTGATCAGCATAACCGCTTATTCAAAGAAATCACCATTGACTCTCAGGTTTGGATGTCGCACGGCGACACCATCAAGCAGGTACCTGAGAACTTCGAGATCATCGCCAGCACTGATTCAGTGGAAGTGGCGGCTTATAAAGTAAAAGACCAGGAAACGTACGGCATCCAGTTCCACCCAGAGGTAACCCACTCTGCTGAAGGCAAGACCCTGCTGCGTAACTTTGTGGTGCACATTAGTGGTTGCTCGCAGGACTGGACTCCAGATATCTTCATAGAAAGTACCGTGGCCGAGTTGCGCGAGCAAATTGGCAATGATAAAGTAATCCTGGGCCTTTCAGGTGGAGTTGATTCTTCAGTAGCGGCCATGCTCATTCACCAAGCCATTGGCAAGAACCTGTACTGCATCTTTGTGGACAACGGCTTGCTGCGCAAGAACGAGTTTGAAGACGTGCTCCATTCTTACAAAGACATGGGCTTGAACGTGAAAGGCGTAGATGCCAAAGACCAGTTCTACTCCTCATTGGCCGGCTTAACTGATCCAGAGGCAAAGCGTAAAGCCATTGGCCGGGTGTTTATTGAAGTATTCGACCAGGAATCGCACCAGGTAGAAGATGCCAAATGGTTAGGACAGGGTACCATCTACCCAGACGTAATTGAGTCGGTTTCGGTGAAAGGTCCTTCGGCCACTATCAAATCACACCACAATGTGGGCGGTCTGCCAGACTTCATGAAACTGAAAGTAGTGGAGCCGCTGAAGACATTATTTAAAGACGAAGTGCGTTTAGTTGGCAAGACTCTGGGCATTGCTGATACTATCATTGGCCGGCACCCGTTCCCGGGACCAGGTTTAGCCATTCGCATCTTGGGCGACATCACCCCTGAGAAAGTAGCCATCTTACAGGAAGTGGATCATATCTTCATTTCTTCGCTGAAGCGTACCGGTTTGTATGACCAGGTTTGGCAGGCGGGCGCCATGCTACTTCCTATCCAGAGCGTGGGCGTGATGGGCGATGAGCGTACGTATGAACGGGTAGTTGCCCTACGTGCTGTAACCAGCGTAGACGGTATGACCGCCGACTGGTGCCATTTGCCGTATGAGTTTTTGGCGGATGTATCTAATGAGATCATCAACAAAGTGCGTGGGGTAAACCGCGTAGTTTATGACATCAGCTCTAAACCACCCGCTACTATTGAGTGGGAATAG
- a CDS encoding PAS domain-containing sensor histidine kinase: protein MSTQNKLEGNLIDKQRQLEEQNRVLREENKQLRADIAEALFKLKEQIAIEDRYEESQSRFETIFSQSKLGNKIIAPDLKIIQVNKSLQDMLGYSEQELVGSKVIDFAHPDFVHHWVDLQEHLWTRQIPSFQIETCLIKKDGAGLWVQVTSMIFRDNGANLGYTIVENIKDRKALEQNLKKLYEAQETILHMVAHDLKNPINNISLLTEYLKENLVNSKDLVVEEKKESLTFIGLISETCKKAFAIIKDLLFIGDMNPNAYFEKTELNGFFQTELAALGVDAKKKGVEVSFSYPELPVYANINQEKFSRVMENLLSNAVKFTKPGGKVDITLTEQGKYALLHVKDNGIGIPEKLKSTVFDKFTNANRQGTEGESTTGLGLFIVKQIVNLHQGRIWMESQENVGTSFFIELERSQD from the coding sequence ATGTCAACCCAGAATAAACTTGAAGGCAACTTAATTGACAAGCAACGTCAGTTAGAGGAACAAAACCGAGTTCTGCGGGAAGAAAACAAACAATTACGTGCTGATATAGCAGAGGCCCTGTTCAAGCTGAAAGAGCAGATTGCCATTGAAGACAGGTACGAGGAAAGCCAATCGCGCTTTGAGACTATTTTCAGTCAGTCTAAACTAGGCAATAAGATCATTGCGCCAGACCTTAAAATCATTCAGGTTAATAAATCCCTGCAGGACATGCTGGGCTACTCAGAGCAGGAACTGGTGGGGTCCAAAGTGATTGACTTTGCCCACCCGGATTTTGTCCATCATTGGGTTGATCTACAGGAACATCTCTGGACAAGACAAATTCCTTCTTTCCAGATAGAGACCTGCCTTATCAAAAAAGACGGGGCAGGACTTTGGGTGCAGGTCACGTCTATGATTTTCAGGGATAATGGCGCTAACCTGGGGTATACCATTGTAGAGAATATCAAAGACCGTAAAGCATTAGAGCAGAACCTCAAGAAACTGTATGAGGCTCAGGAAACCATTCTGCACATGGTGGCCCATGACCTTAAAAATCCCATTAATAACATAAGCCTCTTAACGGAGTACCTGAAGGAAAATCTGGTGAACTCTAAGGATTTGGTTGTAGAGGAGAAAAAGGAAAGCCTCACGTTTATTGGGCTAATCTCAGAAACCTGCAAAAAAGCATTTGCCATTATCAAAGATCTGTTGTTCATAGGAGACATGAACCCTAATGCTTATTTTGAAAAAACAGAATTGAATGGGTTTTTTCAAACCGAGCTGGCAGCATTGGGAGTAGATGCCAAAAAGAAGGGCGTTGAAGTAAGTTTCAGTTACCCAGAATTGCCGGTTTATGCCAACATCAACCAGGAAAAATTTTCCAGGGTTATGGAAAATCTGCTTTCAAATGCGGTTAAATTTACAAAACCAGGTGGAAAGGTAGATATTACCTTAACCGAACAAGGAAAATACGCCTTGTTGCACGTGAAAGATAACGGCATAGGTATACCAGAAAAGTTGAAGTCCACTGTGTTTGATAAGTTCACCAATGCGAACCGGCAGGGCACCGAAGGGGAATCTACCACCGGTTTGGGGCTCTTTATTGTAAAGCAGATTGTAAACTTGCATCAGGGAAGAATCTGGATGGAAAGTCAGGAAAACGTGGGTACTTCCTTCTTTATTGAACTAGAGCGCAGCCAGGACTAA
- the fsa gene encoding fructose-6-phosphate aldolase has product MKFFIDTANLNEIREAHDLGVLDGVTTNPSLMAKEGIVGYDNVMKHYKAICEIVDGDISAEVIATDFETMVKEGEELAQLHPNIVVKVPMTRDGVKAIKYFTDKGIKTNCTLIFSAGQAILAAKAGATYVSPFVGRLDDIGTDGLDLIDQIVNIYQNYGFPTEVLAASVRHVMHLVKCAEIGADVVTCPLNVITGLLNHPLTDSGLAKFLADHKKANA; this is encoded by the coding sequence ATGAAATTTTTCATTGATACCGCAAACCTGAACGAAATTCGGGAAGCACACGATTTAGGTGTATTGGACGGCGTTACCACCAATCCCTCGCTTATGGCCAAAGAAGGCATTGTAGGCTATGACAACGTCATGAAACACTACAAAGCCATCTGCGAGATTGTAGACGGTGATATTAGTGCAGAGGTAATTGCCACTGACTTTGAGACTATGGTGAAAGAAGGAGAGGAGCTGGCTCAGCTGCATCCTAACATTGTGGTGAAAGTGCCTATGACCAGAGACGGCGTAAAAGCCATTAAATATTTCACTGACAAAGGCATCAAAACCAACTGTACCCTCATTTTCTCGGCAGGTCAGGCAATTTTAGCAGCCAAAGCTGGTGCTACGTACGTTTCTCCGTTTGTGGGCCGTTTAGATGATATCGGGACCGATGGTCTTGACCTGATTGACCAGATTGTGAACATCTACCAGAACTACGGTTTCCCAACAGAGGTATTGGCGGCATCGGTTCGTCACGTGATGCACCTTGTGAAATGCGCAGAGATTGGTGCCGATGTGGTAACCTGCCCATTGAACGTGATCACCGGCCTGTTGAACCACCCCTTGACCGACAGCGGTCTGGCTAAGTTCTTGGCAGACCACAAGAAAGCGAACGCCTAA
- a CDS encoding cell division ATP-binding protein FtsE, translating to MEFSSNPVVLLHKVSIFQDVNTILSEVTCTIEKGEFVYLVGRTGSGKSSLLKTLYGDLPLKIGTAQVAGFNIHSLTWNQVPFLRRKIGIVFQDFQLLFDRTVAENLKFVLKATGWNDKSRVKNRISEVLMRVGLDSVANKMPHQLSGGEQQRVVIARALLNEPVILFADEPTGNLDPDVTHGIMDLFQEINNSGTAVLMATHNHHILKRYPRRILKCERGRVLDSAREEFTLIDGF from the coding sequence ATGGAATTTTCGTCTAACCCAGTGGTCTTGCTGCACAAGGTTTCCATCTTTCAGGATGTGAACACCATTTTGTCTGAGGTAACCTGTACAATTGAGAAAGGGGAGTTCGTGTACTTGGTGGGCCGCACCGGAAGTGGCAAGAGCTCTCTGCTCAAAACACTTTACGGCGACTTGCCTTTGAAAATAGGTACAGCCCAAGTAGCAGGATTTAACATCCATTCTCTAACCTGGAACCAGGTACCTTTCCTGCGCCGTAAAATAGGGATAGTGTTCCAGGATTTTCAGTTGTTGTTTGATCGTACCGTGGCTGAAAATCTAAAGTTTGTGCTCAAAGCCACCGGCTGGAATGACAAATCACGTGTCAAAAACCGGATTTCTGAGGTGTTGATGCGCGTTGGGTTAGACTCTGTGGCGAACAAAATGCCCCATCAATTGTCTGGGGGAGAACAGCAGCGGGTAGTGATTGCCCGGGCCTTGCTCAACGAACCGGTTATCCTGTTCGCAGATGAACCTACCGGTAACCTTGATCCAGACGTGACCCATGGTATTATGGATCTGTTTCAAGAAATCAATAACAGTGGTACGGCTGTTCTCATGGCCACCCACAACCACCATATCTTAAAGCGCTATCCGCGTCGCATTTTGAAATGTGAAAGAGGCCGGGTACTTGACTCAGCCCGCGAAGAGTTTACCCTTATAGATGGTTTCTGA
- a CDS encoding glycosyltransferase family 2 protein, whose amino-acid sequence MVSEISILIPVYNQNVLPLVEALLHEASSLSIPFEVRVYDDGSDQNTLDQNQPLQSFSKVVYVKLPLNIGRSQIRYKLAQEAQYQHLLFLDNDVLPVHSNFLQRYLSQAKEGVVVGGIFYKKERPLPGTELRWVYGKAREEAPAHHRQKAPYERVFSSNLLVPRSVFLEHFPQNEIFGYGHEDTLFAWRLKQKSIPVLHINNPVWHLGQEPNEVYLLKTQQAIHNLVLLHKKYQVGEESKLFKAYRKVKNWKLDTLLHENRQWLFPLLKRNLVSKKPSLRLFDFYRLLLLEMYLPK is encoded by the coding sequence ATGGTTTCTGAGATTTCCATTCTCATTCCAGTTTACAACCAGAACGTTTTGCCTTTGGTGGAGGCCTTACTCCATGAAGCATCTTCTCTTTCTATACCTTTCGAGGTAAGGGTTTATGACGATGGTTCAGACCAAAACACGCTAGACCAGAACCAACCTTTACAATCTTTTTCTAAGGTAGTTTACGTAAAACTGCCCCTAAACATAGGCCGGTCCCAGATCCGGTACAAGCTTGCCCAGGAGGCACAATACCAGCATCTTCTTTTCTTGGATAATGACGTGCTGCCCGTCCATTCAAATTTTCTGCAGCGATACCTTAGTCAGGCAAAGGAGGGGGTAGTGGTTGGCGGAATTTTTTACAAGAAAGAACGTCCTCTGCCTGGTACAGAATTGCGTTGGGTATACGGAAAAGCACGTGAAGAAGCTCCGGCACACCATCGGCAGAAGGCACCTTATGAACGGGTGTTCTCAAGTAATCTGCTGGTGCCTCGTTCGGTTTTCCTGGAGCATTTCCCGCAAAACGAGATCTTTGGCTACGGCCACGAAGATACCTTGTTTGCCTGGCGGTTGAAGCAAAAGAGTATTCCGGTGCTTCATATTAACAATCCGGTTTGGCATTTAGGTCAGGAACCCAATGAGGTGTACCTACTCAAAACTCAACAGGCCATTCATAACTTAGTATTACTGCACAAGAAGTACCAAGTTGGGGAAGAATCAAAGTTGTTTAAGGCTTACCGTAAAGTAAAGAACTGGAAATTAGATACCCTTCTCCATGAAAACAGGCAGTGGTTGTTTCCATTGTTAAAACGTAACCTTGTTTCTAAGAAACCTAGCCTTCGTTTATTTGATTTTTACCGGTTGCTGCTGTTAGAAATGTACCTGCCTAAGTAA